In Oncorhynchus clarkii lewisi isolate Uvic-CL-2024 chromosome 2, UVic_Ocla_1.0, whole genome shotgun sequence, one DNA window encodes the following:
- the LOC139422998 gene encoding zinc finger and BTB domain-containing protein 16-like, with protein sequence MVRVHNTQYSLFLRQADVLRRSGTLCDAVISVESQVFRAHRLVLACASKTLEHQLTLQAAYSDQPDHLDQPYHCSLELLSPQTFQQVLDFAYTETLEVPVDDLPQLLRAAKLLEMHSLEEQCRSQLKRNRGCLTRERRELREIRVRGTKETREMTETRELQITEERDEKEFLKESHIPEDGDPQTIPSIDLEPQSSPFTEDPTLPDTRDNTSGSSPPQRKRPKPLTPTLVTTTPPPSRDSVIATTAATIQPHPPPPPASRVMWHQVNTLRRMALNYNDILAASSSSLQPSQHLVTYPFQLSTPHMYPLLMSSIPPQVHSAVLGYPGILHPYHHPLLSGSQELGDILTQGLLGKRDPMDKVLIGGAPGEGQRYSQERPGRTQDCQHCSKVPLGSSWLQASTTYPSGSGETSLGCKYCDRGFRVERSLPSHRRDQGGEKPYQCNRCSKRFSLKHQLDTHHRVHTGEKPFECRLCGQRSRDYSAMIKHLRTHGGATPYQCTVCLEFCSSLAAMQKHLKNHPLQDFPPDWTISSTYLYTCHT encoded by the exons ATGGTCCGAGTTCACAACACCCAGTACTCCCTCTTCCTGCGCCAGGCAGATGTCCTGCGTCGCTCGGGGACGCTGTGTGATGCTGTCATCTCAGTGGAGAGCCAGGTGTTCAGGGCCCATCGGCTGGTGCTGGCCTGCGCTAGCAAAACCCTGGAGCATCAGCTCACCCTGCAGGCTGCATACTCAGACCAGCCTGATCACCTCGACCAACCTTACCACTGTAGTCTGGAGCTCCTCTCTCCACAAACATTCCAGCAGGTCCTGGACTTTGCCTACACCGAGACCCTGGAGGTCCCTGTGGATGATCTGCCCCAGCTTCTGAGGGCCGCCAAGCTCCTGGAGATGCATTCCCTGGAGGAGCAGTGTCGCAGCCAGCTGAAGAGAAATCGGGGGTGCCtgacgagagagagaagagagttgaGAGAAATAAGAGTGAGAGGAACAAAAGAAACTAGAGAAATGACAGAAACGAGAGAACTTcagataacagaggagagagatgagaaagaatTCCTGAAAGAAAGTCACATTCCAGAAGACGGGGATCCCCAGACAATTCCCTCCATTGATCTGGAGCCCCAGAGCAGCCCATTCACTGAGGACCCCACTCTTCCTGACACTAGGGATAACACCTCTGGTTCATCACCCCCACAGAGAAAAAGGCCAAAGCCACTCACACCCACACTAGTGACCACCACACCGCCTCCATCCAGAGACAGTGTCATCGCCACCACTGCTGCCACCATCcaaccccatccccctcctcccccagcgTCGAGGGTCATGTGGCACCAAGTCAACACCCTGAGGAGGATGGCCTTGAACTATAACGACATCCTAGCAGCCAGTTCTTCTTCCCTTCAACCCTCACAGCACCTGGTGACATACCCTTTCCAACTCTCCACTCCTCACATGTACCCCCTGCTAATGTCCTCCATCCCGCCCCAGGTCCACAGCGCCGTCCTGGGCTACCCTGGTATCCTGCATCCATACCACCACCCCCTGCTCTCTGGGTCTCAGGAGCTGGGGGACATCCTGACGCAAGGTTTGCTGGGAAAAAGAGACCCGATGGATAAAGTGTTGATAGGTGGAGCACCAGGGGAAGGGCAAAG ATACTCCCAGGAGCGTCCAGGAAGAACCCAGGACTGTCAGCACTGCAGCAAGGTCCCcctgggcagctcatggctgcAGGCCTCAACCACCTACCCCTCAG gcTCAGGTGAGACTTCTCTGGGGTGTAAGTACTGTGATCGTGGCTTCAGGGTGGAGCGGTCACTGCCGTCCCACCGACGAGATCAGGGAGGAGAGAAGCCCTACCAGTGTAATCGCTGCTCCAAGAGGTTCAGCCTCAAACACCAACTGGATACACACCACCGGGTACACACAG GAGAGAAGCCTTTTGAGTGCCGTCTGTGTGGCCAGCGGTCAAGGGACTACTCAGCCATGATCAAGCACCTGCGGACCCACGGCGGGGCCACACCCTACCAGTGTACTGTCTGCCTGGAGTTCTGTAGCAGCCTGGCTGCCATGCAGAAACACCTGAAGAACCACCCGCTGCAGGACTTTCCCCCAGACTGGACCATCAGCAGCACCTACCTGTACACATGCCATACCTGA